From Streptomyces sp. NBC_00775, one genomic window encodes:
- the dapF gene encoding diaminopimelate epimerase, with protein sequence MSTRIAFLKGHGTENDFVIIPDPENAIDLPPTAVAALCDRRAGIGGDGLLHVVRSAAHPEAKAMAAEAEWFMDYRNGDGSIAEMCGNGVRVFAHYLQRAGYVAEGDIAVATRGGVKSVHLSKDGDVTVGMGKALFPEGDVTVSVGEHSWPARNVNMGNPHAVAFVEDLAQAGDLFTPPPFSPASVYPDGVNVEFVVDRGPRHVALRVHERGAGETRSCGTGACAVAVAAARRDDADPAVTGTPATYTVDVPGGRLVITERPDGEIEMTGPAVIVAEGEIDAEWLDAAQR encoded by the coding sequence ATGAGCACGCGGATCGCCTTCCTCAAGGGCCACGGGACCGAGAACGACTTCGTGATCATCCCGGACCCGGAGAACGCCATCGACCTGCCCCCGACCGCCGTCGCCGCCCTGTGCGACCGCCGCGCGGGCATCGGCGGCGACGGTCTGCTGCATGTCGTACGGTCCGCCGCGCACCCCGAGGCCAAGGCGATGGCAGCCGAGGCGGAGTGGTTCATGGACTACCGCAACGGCGACGGCTCGATCGCGGAGATGTGCGGCAATGGAGTGCGTGTGTTCGCGCACTACCTGCAGCGTGCCGGGTATGTGGCCGAAGGAGACATCGCCGTCGCCACGCGCGGGGGAGTGAAGTCCGTGCACCTCTCCAAGGACGGAGATGTCACCGTCGGCATGGGCAAGGCGCTCTTCCCCGAAGGGGACGTCACCGTGAGCGTCGGCGAGCACAGCTGGCCCGCGCGCAACGTCAACATGGGCAACCCGCACGCCGTCGCCTTCGTGGAAGACCTCGCGCAGGCGGGCGACCTGTTCACGCCGCCGCCGTTCAGCCCGGCGTCGGTGTACCCGGACGGGGTCAACGTCGAGTTCGTGGTCGACCGGGGCCCGCGCCACGTCGCCCTGCGCGTCCATGAACGCGGTGCCGGAGAGACCCGCTCATGCGGCACGGGCGCGTGCGCCGTGGCCGTCGCCGCGGCCCGCCGTGACGACGCCGACCCGGCCGTGACCGGCACCCCGGCGACGTACACCGTCGATGTGCCCGGCGGACGCCTGGTGATCACCGAGCGCCCGGACGGCGAGATCGAGATGACGGGCCCCGCGGTGATCGTCGCCGAGGGCGAGATCGACGCGGAGTGGCTCGACGCCGCGCAGCGCTGA
- the miaA gene encoding tRNA (adenosine(37)-N6)-dimethylallyltransferase MiaA: protein MSSAPPAPRVIAVVGPTAAGKSDLGVFLAQRLGGEVVNADSMQLYRGMDIGTAKLTPEERGGIPHHLLDIWDVTVTASVAEYQRLARARIDALLAEGRWPILVGGSGLYVRGAVDNLEFPGTDPEVRARLEEELTLRGSGALHARLAAADPEAAHAILPSNGRRIVRALEVIEITGKPFTANLPGHDSVYDTLQIGVDVARPELDERIARRVDRMWEAGLVDEVRALEAHGLREGRTASRALGYQQVLAALAGECTEEEARTETVRATKRFARRQDSWFRRDPRVHWLSGAAADLTELPQLALALVERPVTA from the coding sequence GTGAGTAGCGCACCCCCCGCCCCCCGGGTCATCGCAGTCGTCGGACCGACCGCGGCAGGAAAGTCCGATCTGGGCGTTTTCCTTGCCCAACGTCTCGGCGGCGAGGTCGTCAACGCCGACTCCATGCAGTTGTACCGAGGGATGGACATCGGCACCGCCAAGCTGACGCCCGAGGAGCGGGGAGGGATCCCGCACCACCTCCTGGACATCTGGGACGTGACTGTCACGGCCAGCGTCGCCGAGTACCAGCGGCTCGCCCGCGCCCGTATCGACGCGCTGCTCGCCGAGGGCCGCTGGCCGATCCTGGTGGGCGGCTCCGGGCTGTACGTCCGCGGGGCCGTCGACAACCTGGAGTTCCCCGGCACCGACCCCGAGGTACGGGCCCGCCTGGAGGAGGAGCTCACCCTGCGCGGCTCCGGCGCGCTGCACGCGCGGCTGGCCGCGGCGGACCCCGAGGCCGCCCACGCGATCCTGCCCAGCAACGGCCGCCGTATCGTCCGCGCCCTCGAAGTCATCGAGATCACCGGCAAACCCTTCACCGCCAACCTCCCGGGCCACGACTCGGTGTACGACACCCTCCAGATCGGCGTCGACGTCGCGCGCCCCGAGCTCGACGAGCGCATCGCGCGCCGGGTCGACCGGATGTGGGAGGCGGGGCTCGTGGACGAGGTGCGCGCGCTGGAGGCGCACGGCTTGCGCGAGGGGCGCACGGCATCGCGTGCGCTCGGCTATCAGCAGGTGCTCGCGGCGCTCGCGGGGGAGTGCACCGAGGAAGAGGCGCGAACCGAGACCGTGCGCGCTACCAAGCGCTTCGCGCGCCGTCAGGATTCGTGGTTCCGGCGCGACCCGCGCGTGCATTGGCTCAGTGGGGCTGCGGCGGATCTCACAGAACTCCCGCAGCTCGCACTGGCGTTGGTCGAACGACCGGTTACAGCCTGA
- a CDS encoding gliding motility protein — translation MQADTLTAETEAEVAEEAKGSSPAESEAPAEETAEAAAADDVEIPQQQTAEKAADNEAGEGARK, via the coding sequence GTGCAGGCCGACACACTGACGGCCGAGACCGAGGCGGAGGTGGCGGAAGAGGCGAAGGGTTCATCCCCGGCCGAGAGCGAGGCGCCGGCGGAGGAGACCGCCGAAGCCGCCGCCGCGGACGACGTCGAGATCCCCCAGCAACAGACCGCCGAGAAGGCCGCCGACAATGAGGCAGGCGAGGGCGCCCGCAAGTAA
- a CDS encoding antitoxin, whose amino-acid sequence MGLLDNLKAKLAPAKDKVSDLAQQHGDKVGQSLDKAAKVVDEKTKHKYSDKIQTGTGKAKGAMDRLAHKDSGGATPPPDAPSPPPAS is encoded by the coding sequence ATGGGTCTCCTGGACAATTTGAAAGCCAAGCTTGCGCCTGCCAAGGACAAGGTCTCTGACCTCGCACAGCAGCACGGGGACAAGGTCGGTCAGAGTCTCGACAAGGCCGCGAAGGTGGTCGACGAGAAGACCAAGCACAAGTACAGCGACAAGATCCAGACGGGCACGGGCAAGGCGAAGGGCGCCATGGACCGACTCGCGCACAAGGACAGTGGCGGCGCCACGCCTCCGCCGGACGCACCGTCCCCGCCTCCGGCATCCTGA
- a CDS encoding class III extradiol dioxygenase subunit B-like domain-containing protein translates to MLVAAAVLPCPPLLVPDVAAGAAPELDAARAACTDALGVLAASRPDLLVVVGPAEQSGRGPHPQGTRGSFRGFGVDLDVHLGGDQLSPGASERELPPSLAVAAWLLERTRWSEASDAPVEGLGVGEPLAAERCIQVGGEIVGRAKRVALLVMGDASACRTLKAPGYLDERAAGFDAEVARALGAADVAALKSLDAELAHELKASGRAPWQVLAGAAEGAGLGGALLYDDAPYGVGYLVAAWS, encoded by the coding sequence ATGCTTGTAGCCGCCGCAGTTCTTCCCTGTCCGCCGCTGCTTGTCCCCGACGTCGCCGCCGGCGCGGCGCCAGAGCTGGACGCCGCGCGCGCCGCGTGCACGGACGCGCTCGGTGTACTCGCCGCCTCCCGACCCGACCTGCTGGTCGTCGTGGGCCCCGCCGAGCAGAGCGGGCGCGGACCGCACCCGCAGGGCACGCGGGGCTCGTTCCGCGGGTTCGGCGTCGATCTCGACGTACATCTCGGGGGCGACCAGCTGAGCCCCGGGGCGTCGGAGCGTGAGCTGCCTCCCTCGCTCGCCGTCGCCGCGTGGCTGCTGGAACGCACGCGCTGGTCCGAAGCGTCCGACGCTCCCGTCGAGGGGCTCGGCGTGGGGGAACCTCTCGCGGCTGAGCGGTGTATCCAAGTGGGAGGGGAAATCGTCGGGCGGGCCAAGCGGGTGGCACTGCTGGTGATGGGCGACGCCAGCGCGTGCCGGACGCTCAAGGCGCCGGGCTATCTCGACGAGCGCGCGGCGGGCTTCGACGCGGAGGTCGCGCGTGCGCTGGGCGCGGCGGACGTGGCGGCCCTCAAATCGCTGGACGCCGAACTGGCGCACGAGCTGAAGGCCTCCGGGCGAGCTCCCTGGCAGGTCCTCGCGGGCGCGGCGGAGGGCGCCGGGCTGGGCGGCGCGCTGCTCTACGACGATGCGCCTTACGGGGTGGGGTATTTGGTCGCGGCCTGGTCCTAG
- the miaB gene encoding tRNA (N6-isopentenyl adenosine(37)-C2)-methylthiotransferase MiaB, whose protein sequence is MSSSDRSQAVDVQEPKTYEVRTYGCQMNVHDSERLSGLLEGAGYVRAPEGSDGDADVVVFNTCAVRENADNRLYGNLGRLAPMKTKRPGMQIAVGGCLAQKDRDTIVKKAPWVDVVFGTHNIGKLPVLLERARVQEEAQVEIAESLEAFPSTLPTRRESAYAAWVSISVGCNNTCTFCIVPALRGKEKDRRTGDILAEIEALVGEGVSEITLLGQNVNAYGSDIGDREAFSKLLRACGQIEGLERVRFTSPHPRDFTDDVIAAMAETPNVMPQLHMPMQSGSDTVLKAMRRSYRQDRYLGIIEKVRAAIPHAAITTDIIVGFPGETEEDFEQTLHAVREARFAQAFTFQYSKRPGTPAATMEGQIPKEVVQARYERLVALQEEISWDENKKQVGRTLELMVAEGEGRKDGATHRLSGRAPDNRLVHFTKPDEEVRPGDVVTVEITYAAPHHLLAEGTALNVRRTRAGDAWEKRNAAEAAKPAGVMLGLPKIGAPAPLPVATGSGCGCD, encoded by the coding sequence ATGAGCAGCAGCGACCGGAGCCAGGCAGTGGACGTTCAGGAACCCAAGACTTACGAAGTACGCACTTACGGGTGCCAGATGAACGTCCACGACTCCGAACGGCTCTCGGGGCTCCTGGAGGGCGCCGGTTACGTGCGCGCGCCCGAGGGTTCGGACGGTGACGCGGACGTCGTCGTCTTCAACACCTGCGCCGTACGGGAGAACGCCGACAACCGGCTGTACGGCAACCTCGGCCGCCTCGCCCCGATGAAGACGAAGCGTCCCGGGATGCAGATCGCCGTCGGCGGCTGCCTCGCGCAGAAGGACCGCGACACCATCGTGAAGAAGGCGCCCTGGGTGGACGTCGTCTTCGGGACGCACAACATCGGCAAGCTGCCGGTCCTCCTGGAGCGCGCCCGCGTCCAGGAAGAGGCGCAGGTCGAGATCGCCGAGTCGCTCGAGGCGTTCCCGTCGACGCTGCCGACCCGCCGCGAGAGCGCCTACGCCGCCTGGGTCTCCATCTCGGTCGGCTGCAACAACACCTGCACCTTCTGCATCGTCCCGGCGCTGCGCGGCAAGGAGAAGGACCGCAGGACCGGCGACATCCTGGCCGAGATCGAGGCTCTGGTCGGCGAGGGCGTCTCCGAGATCACGCTGCTCGGGCAGAACGTCAACGCTTACGGCAGCGACATCGGCGACCGCGAGGCCTTCAGCAAGCTGCTGCGGGCCTGCGGGCAGATCGAGGGTCTGGAGCGCGTGCGCTTCACCTCGCCGCACCCGCGCGACTTCACCGACGACGTGATCGCCGCCATGGCGGAGACGCCGAACGTGATGCCGCAGCTGCACATGCCGATGCAGTCCGGCTCGGACACGGTCCTGAAGGCGATGCGCCGCTCGTACCGCCAGGACCGCTACCTGGGGATCATCGAGAAGGTGCGGGCCGCCATCCCGCACGCGGCGATCACCACCGACATCATCGTGGGCTTCCCCGGCGAGACCGAGGAGGACTTCGAGCAGACCCTCCACGCGGTCCGCGAGGCCCGCTTCGCGCAGGCGTTCACCTTCCAGTACTCCAAGCGCCCCGGAACCCCGGCGGCCACCATGGAGGGGCAGATTCCCAAGGAGGTCGTCCAGGCGCGCTACGAGCGTCTCGTCGCCCTCCAGGAGGAGATCTCCTGGGACGAGAACAAGAAGCAGGTCGGCCGCACCCTGGAGCTGATGGTCGCCGAGGGCGAGGGCCGCAAGGACGGCGCCACGCACCGCCTCTCCGGCCGCGCCCCCGACAACCGCCTGGTCCACTTCACCAAGCCCGACGAAGAGGTGCGCCCCGGCGACGTGGTCACGGTCGAGATCACGTACGCCGCCCCGCACCACCTCCTCGCCGAGGGCACCGCCCTGAACGTGCGCCGCACGCGCGCGGGGGACGCCTGGGAGAAGCGCAACGCCGCGGAGGCCGCGAAGCCGGCGGGTGTGATGCTGGGGCTGCCGAAGATCGGCGCTCCCGCGCCGCTGCCGGTCGCCACAGGCAGTGGGTGCGGCTGCGACTGA
- a CDS encoding MazG nucleotide pyrophosphohydrolase domain-containing protein, with the protein MQPSPASLVREFHRAFGLDARSTPTEVSPELAAHRGELLAEEAAEVAEVSVTGPLDRLAHELADVVYVAYGTALVHGIDLDAVIAEVHRSNMTKLGPDGRVARRDDGKVLKGEHYRAPDVSEILRSQGWRAAEA; encoded by the coding sequence ATGCAGCCCTCTCCCGCCTCCCTGGTCCGTGAATTCCACCGCGCCTTCGGCCTCGACGCCCGCAGCACGCCGACAGAGGTCTCCCCGGAGCTGGCCGCCCACCGTGGCGAGCTGCTCGCCGAGGAGGCCGCGGAAGTCGCCGAGGTCTCGGTCACCGGCCCGCTGGACCGGCTGGCGCACGAGCTGGCCGACGTCGTGTACGTGGCGTACGGCACCGCGCTCGTCCACGGGATCGACCTCGACGCCGTGATCGCCGAGGTCCACCGGTCCAACATGACGAAGCTGGGCCCCGACGGCCGGGTCGCCCGCAGGGACGACGGCAAGGTCCTCAAGGGGGAGCACTACCGTGCCCCGGATGTCTCGGAGATCCTCCGCAGCCAGGGCTGGAGGGCCGCTGAGGCATAG
- a CDS encoding TAXI family TRAP transporter solute-binding subunit encodes MFQALPRIGRRRALFGSAAAFAVFGLLLWWLLPLGEESPSGTITFSTGSPTGVYQKYGKLLKGAIAKDMPRLDVQLLDSDGSQENVRRVATGKADFTIAAADAVETYILQNKPGSGRLRGCARLYDDYVHLVVPRSSSVRSVADLRGKKVAVGPSGSGVRLIANHVLQAAGLDPDKDIEPLADGIATMPDLLKQHKIDAFFWSGGLPTSPVLELSKAYDIRLVPIGSGLIKKLHEQGDAARYYRAAVMPADAYPKAQRGSSVQTLAVANFLITREDADANLTEALTRTVIASRDHIGARVHAAQLVDLRTAIYTDPLPLHEGARRYYRSIKP; translated from the coding sequence ATGTTCCAGGCACTCCCCCGTATCGGCCGGCGCCGCGCGCTGTTCGGCTCGGCGGCCGCTTTCGCGGTCTTCGGGCTGCTGCTGTGGTGGCTGCTGCCGCTGGGCGAGGAGTCCCCGAGCGGGACGATCACCTTCAGTACGGGCAGCCCGACCGGGGTCTACCAGAAGTACGGCAAGCTCCTCAAGGGTGCCATCGCCAAGGACATGCCGCGCCTGGACGTACAGCTGCTGGACAGCGACGGGTCGCAGGAGAACGTCCGGCGTGTGGCGACGGGCAAGGCCGACTTCACCATCGCGGCGGCCGACGCGGTGGAGACGTACATACTGCAGAACAAGCCGGGATCGGGCCGGCTGCGCGGCTGCGCCCGGCTCTACGACGACTATGTGCACCTGGTCGTCCCGCGCTCGTCGTCCGTACGGTCCGTGGCGGACCTACGGGGCAAGAAGGTCGCCGTGGGGCCGAGTGGCTCCGGGGTGCGGCTGATAGCGAACCATGTGCTCCAGGCGGCCGGACTCGACCCCGACAAGGACATCGAGCCGCTGGCCGACGGCATCGCGACCATGCCCGACCTGCTGAAACAGCACAAGATCGACGCCTTCTTCTGGTCGGGTGGCCTCCCGACGAGCCCCGTGCTGGAGCTCTCGAAGGCGTACGACATCAGGCTGGTGCCGATCGGCAGTGGCCTGATCAAGAAGCTGCACGAGCAGGGCGACGCCGCCCGCTACTACCGGGCCGCGGTGATGCCCGCCGATGCCTACCCCAAGGCGCAGCGCGGCTCGTCCGTGCAGACGCTGGCCGTGGCCAACTTCCTGATCACCCGGGAGGACGCGGACGCGAACCTCACCGAGGCCCTCACCCGCACGGTGATCGCCAGCCGCGACCACATCGGCGCCCGGGTGCACGCGGCGCAGCTGGTGGACCTGCGCACGGCGATCTACACGGATCCGCTGCCGCTGCACGAAGGCGCGCGACGCTACTACCGGTCGATCAAGCCTTAG
- a CDS encoding sensor histidine kinase, translated as MRTRLLPLLIVLMAAVLLALGIPLAVSVAAAQQQRVVVDRIDDTARFAALAQFVTDPATASSGTFPDERRETLRKELARYYSVYGIRAGVFYRNGTAMANAPDAWLLPKTGEGRDAFNEARLSRRSHDPRQVWPWQRHRLVVASPVIRDGDVMAVVVTDSPTGQMRSKTLHGWLIIGAGEVFAMLLALGAALRLTGWVLRPVRVLDATTHDIATGRLKSRVAAAGGPPELRRLARSFNEMADNVEDVLEQQRAFVADASHQLRNPLSALLLRIELLALELPEGNEEIASVRTEGKRLAQVLDDLLDLALAEHAEADLCLTDIGALTAERVSSWQPLAESKGVRLAGTCPATTAWADPITLSSALDAVIDNALKFTPEGESVEVKVASNGEVSTVVVTDGGPGLSDEDLARIGDRFWRSTGHQNIKGSGLGLSISRVLLSAGGGSIAYAHNEPHGLRVTVTVPRSGPAT; from the coding sequence GTGCGCACACGTCTTCTCCCGCTGCTCATCGTCCTGATGGCCGCCGTGCTGCTCGCGCTTGGCATTCCGCTCGCCGTGAGTGTCGCGGCGGCTCAGCAGCAACGGGTGGTCGTCGACCGCATCGACGACACGGCGCGCTTCGCGGCGCTCGCGCAGTTCGTCACCGACCCGGCGACCGCTTCCTCGGGAACCTTCCCCGACGAGCGCCGCGAGACCCTGCGCAAGGAACTCGCCCGCTACTACAGCGTGTACGGCATCCGGGCCGGTGTCTTCTACCGCAACGGCACGGCCATGGCCAACGCGCCGGATGCCTGGCTCCTCCCCAAGACGGGTGAGGGACGCGACGCCTTCAACGAGGCGCGCCTGAGCCGTCGCAGCCATGACCCGCGGCAGGTCTGGCCGTGGCAGCGCCACCGTCTCGTCGTGGCCTCCCCGGTGATCAGGGACGGCGACGTCATGGCCGTCGTCGTCACCGACTCGCCCACCGGGCAGATGCGTTCGAAGACCCTGCACGGCTGGCTGATCATCGGCGCGGGCGAGGTGTTCGCGATGCTCCTCGCCCTCGGTGCCGCGCTGCGCCTCACCGGCTGGGTGCTCAGACCCGTACGCGTCCTCGACGCCACCACCCACGACATCGCGACCGGACGCCTGAAGTCCCGGGTCGCGGCCGCCGGCGGTCCACCGGAACTCAGGCGCCTGGCCCGGTCGTTCAACGAGATGGCGGACAACGTCGAGGACGTGCTGGAGCAGCAGCGCGCCTTCGTCGCCGACGCCTCGCACCAGCTGCGCAACCCGCTCTCCGCGCTGCTGCTGCGCATCGAGCTGCTCGCCCTCGAACTGCCGGAGGGCAATGAGGAGATCGCCTCGGTCCGCACCGAGGGCAAGCGCCTCGCCCAGGTCCTCGACGACCTCCTCGACCTGGCGCTCGCCGAGCACGCCGAGGCGGACCTGTGCCTCACCGACATCGGCGCGCTCACGGCCGAGCGCGTGTCGTCCTGGCAGCCGCTCGCCGAGAGCAAGGGCGTGCGGCTGGCGGGGACCTGCCCGGCCACCACCGCCTGGGCCGATCCCATCACGCTGTCGAGCGCCCTGGACGCGGTGATCGACAACGCGTTGAAGTTCACGCCCGAGGGGGAGAGCGTCGAGGTGAAGGTCGCCTCGAACGGCGAGGTCTCGACCGTCGTGGTCACCGACGGCGGCCCCGGCCTCAGCGACGAGGACCTGGCCCGCATCGGCGACCGCTTCTGGCGCAGCACCGGGCACCAGAACATCAAGGGATCGGGCCTCGGTCTGTCGATCTCACGCGTGCTGCTCTCGGCGGGCGGCGGCTCCATCGCGTACGCCCACAACGAGCCGCACGGCCTGAGGGTGACGGTGACGGTGCCGAGGTCGGGGCCGGCCACCTGA
- a CDS encoding response regulator transcription factor — MRLLLVEDDNHVAAALSAVLARHGFDVTHARSGEEALQALVPESDGFGVVLLDLGLPDQDGYEVCGKIRKRTSTPVIMVTARADVRSRIHGLNLGADDYVVKPYDTGELLARIHAVSRRSAADDASAAGDTALRLGPVHIELPNRQVTVDGLVVQLTRKEFDLLALLAQRPGVVFRREQIISEVWRTSWEGTGRTLEVHVASLRSKLRMPALIETVRGVGYRLVAPAS, encoded by the coding sequence ATGAGACTGCTCCTCGTCGAGGACGACAACCATGTCGCCGCCGCCCTGTCCGCGGTGCTGGCCCGGCACGGCTTCGACGTCACGCATGCCCGCAGCGGCGAAGAGGCCCTGCAGGCACTGGTCCCGGAGAGCGACGGGTTCGGGGTCGTCCTGCTCGACCTGGGCCTGCCCGACCAGGACGGATACGAGGTCTGCGGCAAGATCCGCAAGCGGACCAGCACCCCGGTGATCATGGTCACCGCGCGCGCCGACGTGCGCTCCCGGATCCACGGCCTCAACCTCGGCGCTGACGACTACGTAGTGAAGCCCTACGACACGGGGGAGCTGCTCGCCCGTATCCACGCCGTCAGCCGGCGCAGTGCCGCGGACGACGCCTCGGCCGCCGGCGACACCGCGCTGCGGCTCGGCCCTGTGCACATCGAACTCCCCAACCGCCAGGTCACGGTGGACGGTTTGGTTGTCCAACTGACGCGCAAGGAGTTCGACCTTCTCGCGCTGCTGGCCCAGCGGCCCGGAGTGGTGTTCCGCCGGGAACAGATCATCAGCGAAGTGTGGCGCACCAGTTGGGAGGGGACCGGGCGCACCCTGGAGGTGCATGTCGCATCCCTGCGCTCCAAGTTGCGCATGCCGGCGCTGATCGAGACCGTACGCGGCGTCGGGTACCGGCTCGTCGCCCCGGCGTCGTAG
- a CDS encoding amino acid ABC transporter ATP-binding protein, translated as MTEVSVAKDAVAATEELVVLKSVNKHFGALHVLQDIDLTIARGEVVVVIGPSGSGKSTLCRTINRLETIDSGDISIDGKPLPEEGKALARLRADVGMVFQSFNLFSHKTVLENVMLGQIKVRKTDKKAAEEKARALLDRVGVGTQADKYPAQLSGGQQQRVAIARALAMDPKVMLFDEPTSALDPEMINEVLEVMQQLARDGMTMIVVTHEMGFARSAANRVVFMADGRIVEEAVPDQFFSNPRSDRAKDFLSKILHH; from the coding sequence ATGACCGAAGTATCGGTGGCCAAGGATGCCGTGGCCGCGACCGAGGAATTGGTCGTCCTGAAGAGCGTCAACAAGCACTTCGGCGCGTTGCACGTGCTCCAGGACATCGACCTGACGATCGCCCGCGGCGAGGTCGTCGTGGTCATCGGGCCCTCCGGGTCCGGAAAGTCCACCCTGTGCCGCACCATCAACCGCCTGGAGACGATCGATTCGGGCGACATCTCGATCGACGGCAAGCCGCTGCCCGAAGAGGGTAAGGCGCTCGCCCGGCTGCGGGCCGACGTGGGCATGGTCTTCCAGTCCTTCAATCTCTTCTCGCACAAGACGGTGCTCGAGAACGTGATGCTGGGTCAGATCAAGGTGCGCAAGACCGACAAGAAGGCGGCCGAGGAGAAGGCCCGCGCGCTGCTCGACCGCGTCGGTGTCGGCACGCAGGCGGACAAGTACCCCGCACAGCTGTCGGGCGGCCAGCAGCAGCGCGTCGCGATCGCGCGGGCGCTGGCGATGGACCCCAAGGTCATGCTCTTCGACGAGCCGACCTCCGCGCTGGACCCCGAGATGATCAACGAGGTCCTGGAGGTCATGCAGCAGCTCGCGCGTGACGGCATGACCATGATCGTCGTCACCCATGAGATGGGCTTCGCTCGTTCGGCTGCCAACCGAGTGGTGTTCATGGCCGACGGTCGGATCGTCGAAGAGGCTGTGCCGGACCAGTTCTTCAGCAATCCCCGCAGTGACCGCGCCAAGGACTTCCTGTCGAAGATCCTGCATCACTGA
- a CDS encoding glutamate ABC transporter substrate-binding protein gives MKLRKVTAASAAVLALALTATACGGDDSKDSGSSSSGGGKIKVGIKFDQPGLGLKQPDGSYAGFDVDVATYVAKQLGYKPDQIEFVETKSADRENALARGDVKFIAATYSITDERKQKVDFAGPYLLAHQDLLVKTGSDISKGTDLNGKKLCSVTGSTSAQNVHDTIAPKAQLKEYSGYSECIAALQSGAVDAVTTDDSILAGFAAQDKYKGQFKLAGLKLSNENYGIGVKKGDTATVNKINTALEKMVSDGSWQKAVAANFGPANYKNEPAPKIGVIVK, from the coding sequence ATGAAGCTCCGCAAGGTCACCGCCGCTTCGGCCGCTGTGCTCGCCCTCGCGCTGACCGCCACCGCCTGTGGGGGCGACGACAGCAAGGACTCCGGTTCCAGCTCCAGCGGCGGCGGCAAGATCAAGGTCGGCATCAAGTTCGACCAGCCCGGCCTCGGCCTGAAGCAGCCGGACGGTTCCTACGCCGGCTTCGACGTGGACGTGGCAACGTACGTGGCCAAGCAACTCGGCTACAAGCCCGATCAGATCGAGTTCGTCGAGACCAAGAGCGCCGACCGTGAGAACGCGCTGGCCCGCGGCGACGTGAAGTTCATCGCGGCCACGTACTCGATCACCGACGAGCGCAAGCAGAAGGTCGACTTCGCCGGCCCCTACCTGCTGGCCCACCAGGACCTGTTGGTCAAGACGGGCTCCGACATCTCCAAGGGCACGGACCTCAACGGCAAGAAGCTGTGTTCCGTGACCGGCTCCACCTCGGCGCAGAACGTCCACGACACGATCGCCCCGAAGGCCCAGCTGAAGGAGTACAGCGGCTACTCGGAGTGCATCGCCGCTCTGCAGAGCGGCGCCGTGGACGCGGTGACCACCGACGACTCGATCCTCGCGGGCTTCGCCGCGCAGGACAAGTACAAGGGTCAGTTCAAGCTCGCCGGTCTCAAGCTGAGCAACGAGAACTACGGCATCGGCGTCAAGAAGGGCGACACCGCGACCGTGAACAAGATCAACACCGCCCTGGAGAAGATGGTCAGCGACGGCTCCTGGCAGAAGGCGGTCGCCGCGAACTTCGGTCCGGCCAACTACAAGAACGAGCCGGCCCCGAAGATCGGCGTCATCGTCAAGTAA